A DNA window from Hydractinia symbiolongicarpus strain clone_291-10 chromosome 6, HSymV2.1, whole genome shotgun sequence contains the following coding sequences:
- the LOC130647028 gene encoding uncharacterized protein LOC130647028, whose translation MSSEQKTPKKRLDNSIVGYVTNVSPIKTAKNNPKRKYFDFLLNTEDKMERTVCFSPEKHKLVSEVHKDLTGCEIKKYKRSDTNDIIITDFSSVKKLAPSFELQTPEVVLKTIPAILNESMLNEIVNTKTYLYELSETKALTDKNGKNMSYRNAILIDETSEKLPITFYNEQCGQVKNKETYILTELRVSKYMNNRFLKATPFTKLRTVDPLEINDEAVTVTDCTSHFTITSVDLKSFSEKFQCPSCKSNDLEVEKDYTICNNCCTMTDASQCRKHSNIGFTAEGDTGKLVLDCSPSLLEKCFGIPCCKKIPLAKKIIKANVIVKFDQRDNSIIEIRLKEDNSIKMCLKEKEQDNVTSQNFISEEEEMVLLDGKNDEED comes from the exons atGTCGTCAGAacaaaaaacaccaaaaaaacgTCTTG atAATTCTATTGTTGGGTATGTTACGAATGTATCACCAATTAAAACTGCTAAAAACAATCCAAAGAGGAAATACTTTGATTTCCTTCTAAACACAGAGGACAAAATGGAACGAACAGTTTGTTTTTCCCCTGAAAAACATAAACTGGTATCAGAAGTTCACAAAGATCTCACTggatgtgaaataaaaaaatacaaaaggaGCGACACTAATGATATCATTATAACAGATTTTTCATCTGTGAAAAAGCTTGCTCCATCTTTTGAACTGCAGACCCCTGAAGTTGTTCTCAAAACTATTCCAGCAATTCTTAATGAATCGATGCTGAATGAAATCGTAAACACAAAAACATATCTATATGAACTGAGTGAAACTAAGGCGCTGACAGACAAGAATGGAAAAAATATGTCATATCGCAATGCCATTCTTATTGACGAAACAAGCGAAAAACTGCCAATCACGTTTTATAATGAACAATGTGGGCAAGTGAAAAACAAGGAAACATATATTTTAACAGAACTAAGGGTATCAAAATATATGAACAATCGGTTCTTGAAAGCCACCCCATTCACCAAACTAAGAACTGTGGATCCATTAGAAATAAACGACGAAGCAGTAACAGTAACAGATTGTACTTCACATTTCACCATAACTAGTgtagatttaaaaagtttttcagaAAAATTCCAGTGTCCTTCATGCAAATCCAATGACCTTGAAGTTGAGAAGGACTATACCATATGCAATAATTGTTGCACCATGACAGATGCCTCGCAGTGTCGAAAGCACTCCAACATTGGTTTTACTGCAGAAGGCGATACTGGCAAACTTGTCTTAGATTGTTCACCTAGCTTGTTGGAGAAGTGTTTTGGCATTCCGTGTTGCAAAAAGATTCCACTAGCCAAAAAAATAATCAAGGCAAATGTTATAGTTAAGTTTGATCAGCGGGATAACTCGATAATTGAGATAAGGCTAAAAGAGGATAACTCCATTAAGATGTgcctaaaagaaaaagagcaaGACAATGTGACATCACAAAATTTTATtagtgaagaagaagaaatggtATTACTCGACGGGAAAAACGATGAGGAAGATTGA